The genomic region GCCCGTCGTGGAGATGCTCGGCTACATGGGCTTCGACTGGATACTGCTCGACAACGAGCACGGCTCCATCACGGTCGACACCGCCGAGGACGTCATCCGCGCCGCCGAGCTGACCGGTATCGCGCCGGTCGTGCGGCCCGTCGTCAACAGGCCCGACTCGATCGCGCCCTTCCTTGATCGCGGCGCGTGGGGCGTGCAGGTGCCGCACGTCAACACGCGCGAAGAGGCCCAGGCCGCGGTCGACGCGTGCAAGTATTTTCCGGACGGGCAGCGCGGGGCTTACAGCCGCGGCAGGCCCGCCCGTTACGGGATGAGCGGACCGACGCAGGAGTACTTCGCGCAGGCGAACGCGAACACGCTCGTCTGCCTGATGCTCGAAGAGGTGGTGGCGCTGCGCAACATCAGGGAGATCGCGAGCGTGAAAGGCGTCGACGTGCTCTTCATCGGCTCGGGCGATCTTTCGCAATCGATGGGTTATCCGGGGCAGCAGTCGCATCCCGAAGTGCTGGCCGTGATGGAAGACGGCGTTAAGGCGATCCGCGAAGCGGGCGTGGTCGCCGGCGTGAGCTGCCCGGACGCGCTGATTCCGAAATTCCTGGGCCTGGGCGTTCGTTACTTCCACAGCAACGTCTCGAGCCTGCTGCAAAGCGCCGGCCAGTCGTATCTGAAGACCGTACGGCAAGCCGCGGAATCGAACCGATAGCCATCGGGGGACAGGCATGGACTTCGGCATCTTCAATCTGATGGGATCGCGCGAGCCCGACAAGCCCGCGGCGCAGGTGTTCGGCGAGGTCGCCGAGCAGACGAGGCTCGCCGACGAGCTCGGCTACGGGATCGCCTGGTTCGCCGAGCACCATTTCTCGAATTACTGCCTGTGCGCATCGCCTCTGATGATGGTGGCGCACTGCGCCTCGGTCACGCGCAGGATCCGGCTCGGCACGGCGGTGGTCGTGCTGCCGCTCTACAACCCCGCTCGCCTCGCCGCCGAGATCGCGACCGTCGATGCGCTGTCGAACGGCCGGCTGATGCTCGGGATCGGCGCGGGTTATCAGCCGTACGAGTTCGAGCGCTTCGGGGTCGACCTCTCGCAGAACCTCGAGATGACCAACGAGTTCGCCGACATCCTCGATCTCGCGTTCAGCCGCGAGTTCTTCAGCTACGAAGGCAGGCACTACCGCATACCGGAGACGCACATCCCGGTGCGGCCGGTGCAGAAGCCGATCCCGATCTACGTCGCGGGACACGTGCAGCCGATGTTTCGCGCGGCGGCGCGGCACGGTTACCGCGTGCTCACGTCGGGGCGCGTCGACGGCATCCCGCTGCTCGAACAGCAGTACGCCGACATCGTCGCCGCGTTCGCCGCCGAGAACGTGCCGCTGTCGAAGGCGCACGTCACGCTGAACCGCTTCGCGCACATCACCAAGAGCCGCGACGAGGGCATGCGTTTTGC from Burkholderiales bacterium harbors:
- a CDS encoding aldolase/citrate lyase family protein produces the protein MRANTLKQKLEAGRPAFGVMLTFPSAPVVEMLGYMGFDWILLDNEHGSITVDTAEDVIRAAELTGIAPVVRPVVNRPDSIAPFLDRGAWGVQVPHVNTREEAQAAVDACKYFPDGQRGAYSRGRPARYGMSGPTQEYFAQANANTLVCLMLEEVVALRNIREIASVKGVDVLFIGSGDLSQSMGYPGQQSHPEVLAVMEDGVKAIREAGVVAGVSCPDALIPKFLGLGVRYFHSNVSSLLQSAGQSYLKTVRQAAESNR
- a CDS encoding LLM class flavin-dependent oxidoreductase; the encoded protein is MDFGIFNLMGSREPDKPAAQVFGEVAEQTRLADELGYGIAWFAEHHFSNYCLCASPLMMVAHCASVTRRIRLGTAVVVLPLYNPARLAAEIATVDALSNGRLMLGIGAGYQPYEFERFGVDLSQNLEMTNEFADILDLAFSREFFSYEGRHYRIPETHIPVRPVQKPIPIYVAGHVQPMFRAAARHGYRVLTSGRVDGIPLLEQQYADIVAAFAAENVPLSKAHVTLNRFAHITKSRDEGMRFAENARYQSRLASSLRRRKEVMQGTWLVDVPFPNEPSLETIYDNLLIGDVETVAEKLVAEIRAAHPVHVCFSFKVGDTPHKDAMRSMELMMQEVKPRVERALA